The Paenibacillus thermoaerophilus genome contains the following window.
GAAAACTGCCGGCGGCCTGACGGACGCGGAAGTCGAGGAGCGCAATCGGCTGCGGCGGCGGTATATCGATGCATTCCGAACGTCTCTTCGCAATCAGCTCGACAATATTCGGTTTACGGACGAAGTCAAACAACCGATCCAACATTAAGGCCGGTCTTTCGTCCGGAAACGTTGGACATGTTCCTATATTTTCGGTATGATCGAAGACGAAACTTTTACTTTTCAGTTCATCTTTGGAGGCTT
Protein-coding sequences here:
- a CDS encoding DUF896 domain-containing protein, which produces MTHEELVNRINELARKAKTAGGLTDAEVEERNRLRRRYIDAFRTSLRNQLDNIRFTDEVKQPIQH